In Yamadazyma tenuis chromosome 7, complete sequence, the sequence CTTGGATAGATAATCTGTGTCTATCCACCCTCACTTCTTCCACGTCGTGGAAAGAAAGTCCAGGTTGTACCGTGAAAAAAGCTATTTGATTGAATTGAGGAACCAATTTGGCGGAGTAGTCCGTGGACGGAACGTTGGGGACAATGGCTGGGAACAACCGCAAGGCCCCGCCGTACTTCTCCTTCCATTGTTTGTCGGGGTCGGGTAAGTATAGAATAAAACTCACTCTTCTTGACCCTATCACGTCATCATGGGTCAATAAGTGGCACCCGTTTCTATAAGTGTTCACCGACATATCGGTCTTGATCCCACTGAGTTTTCCAGATCCCGTGATAGTGGAGATGACGTCACGGAACTCCTGAGAGTAGATGGCTGCTCTTAGCTGATATAATGATGGTAACCGAGAAAGGTCATCCCAGTCTAATCCTGATaaattggccaagtctCCGGACTGGTACACCTTGTAGATATCGGTTTCCTTCTTCGTGAAGGCGATTTCATTGAGCACCTCTTTGCGGACGTTTCTCAAGAGGGTGTCGTCCATTAGGGATTTAATGGTTCCCCATCGGTACGGCTCGCTGCGAGCGACCTCTTGTTTGAGTAGGTCTTGAAATGATGTCTGCCATACCTGTGGGTCGAAAAAGGAATGAATTTGTTCCTTGTTAAACGAGGTGTCAAGCTTCTTGGTATCAGCTTGGCTCTCGTCTTGTGCAATTCTTTTGCTCATCTGTCTGGTGTTGGGCGATACCTGGATCTCTACTCAGGCCATCgcaccaccaaaaagaaaTGCGGGCGTGTGTGGCCCAGCTCCATTGGCGCGGTGTTGATTCCAATGAGTCAAGTAATTTTTCACGCCAACCTACTGAACAAGTGTTCGTGAAACCAGttatcaccaccacatCACGATGGGCTTGTCTCCTAAACTATCTCCGTCATCCTACAACTCTGTGCTCGACCTCCGCTCCGCCGGCAAAGCAGGGTGGATCATCCAGAAGTTCGGAGGTACCTCTGTGGGAAAGTTCCCCGAAAATATCGTTGACGATATCGTCAAGGTGACAAACACTACCAACCGGGTGGCCGTTGTGTGCTCAGCACGGTCATCATACACAAAGAGCGAGGGAACTACCTCTAGGCTTCTTCGGGCGGCTGACTTGGCCTCCGATAACGGagatttccttgaaatCCTccaaaccattgaagacGACCACACCGCCAATGCCGAACTCAAGATCAGTGACAAGACGCTACAGGCTCAGTTGGTGCAAGACACGCGGGAAGAGGTGAAAAAGGCCAAACAAATCTTGACGGCGTGTCAGGTGATTGGAGAAATCTCCAATAGAACCTTGGACTCGATCATGTCCATAGGTGAGAAGTTATCATGTCGGTTCATAGCGGCTTTGATGCAAGATCGTGGCATTAACGGGGTATATATCGATCTATCTGAGATCATTCCGTTGGACTACGACTTCAACAACGGCTTTGATGACGCTTTCTATCGATTTTTATCAGATGAATTGGGCaaaaaggtgttggagttACCTGAAGATGCCATTCCCGTATTGACCGGATACTTTGGATGTGTGCCAGGTGGATTGTTGAACGGCGTGGGAAGAGGGTACACCGACTTGTGTGCGGCATTGGTGGCGGTGGGAGTCCGTGCTGATGAATTGCAGGTATGGAAGGAGGTTGATGGTATTTTCACAGCCGATCCTCGAAAAGTCCCTAACGCCCGGTTATTGGACAGTATCACCCCCGAAGAGGCGGCTGAGTTGACATATTATGGATCTGAAGTTATTCACCCATTCACAATGGAACAAGTGATCAAGGCCAAAATCCCCATCAGAATCAAGAACGTTGAGAACCCCACCGGTACCGGCACCATAATATTTCCAGATAACATCGGTAGACGAGGCGAGTCAACTCCTCCTCATCCACCTGTTGCTTACGAAACGTTGTCCAGCTCGTACATTAGCTCCAAAAGACGGTCTGCCACTGCCATTACTGCTAAACAAGATATAGTGGTACTCAATATCCactccaacaaaaagacATTGAGCCATGGGTTTTTGGCCCATATCTTCACCACTTTGGACAAgtacaagttggtggtagaCTTGATCTCGACATCGGAAGTGCATGTGTCGATGGCTTTGTTAATTCTGTCGGACCAAGAGAAGATGTTAAAAAGAGCCCTTGTGGAGTTGCGAAAAATGGGATCAGTAGATGTCACTAGAAATATGACTATTATTTCGTTGGTGGGCAAGCAGATGGTTAACTTCATTGGAATTGCCGGAAACATGTTTAAGGTGTTGGCCGAtgaacaaatcaacatcGAGATGATCTCGCAAGGATCCAACGAAATTAACATATCTGCAGTTATAAACGAGGCCGATACTATCAGAGCATTAAAGTCGATCCACGCCAAGCTTTTGGAAGACAACCATGAATACCACAGCAATGAAAGTGCTGTGAACTTGAGGTTGGAGTCGTTAAAGCTTGAGTAGAAACACTTGTATATAACACTATAGAAATAAAAATGAACATTTCACCTAGATATCAAAATCTCCTGATTCTCTGCTACCGGAGCCCGAAGCCTTGGAGTTATCATCTATCAACGACTCAAAGTCGCCAACGATTCCTCCTAATAACTCGGTGGCCAACTTGTGGTAGGCCAACTGGGCTCTGatcaattccaaaaactcTTCCAATGGCCGGGCGTTTTCCAACACATTCTGCATTATACTTATGGCATCTTCAACGGTGTTGGCGAAATCATCTTCTGCATTCTCCATCACCACCCTTAACTGTGGCTCCTTGCTGGGATTGGTACAATTGGTTAAGCTGATTCGAGCCAAGTCGTAGCTAAGTCGTTTTTGCTCAACTTTCTTCTGAATGCTGTTGCTTTGAGAAATCAACAGTCTCAAAGTGGTAGTCAAAgggttgttgaatttggcTTGAATCAATTGATCTTGCCCCAATCTGGCATTCCCAATCTTAgccaagttggatgagTACAAGTCCAATCCTTTAACCAATGGATCGTTCTGACTATCGGAAGAGGTCAATACCGAAGCATCGGTGGCACGTGCCAACGCATGGTACAAAGTTTTGGGGGTCTTGAACTCGCCTCTATCATCACTGATAAGCGCCGCCTGTGCTTCGGCTGGGGTGGTAGCCTTGGACAAGTTTTGGACACGTgtggtgatgttcttgCTAAACTCTTGAAACGATTCCTGAACATTGGATGGATAATCGTAACTTTCACTCTCGTAGGTAGCGGTGATCTTAAGCACAttcttgtacaacttcTCGACGTTGTTACACTTGTTTGCCAAGTCAGTGTATTCAGATGGCAATTGACTGATTTCATCGACATTTACTCGTCCAATTCTTTCTTGTACTAACCGAGAAGTTCTCTGAGCAAAAGGAACCACCTCATTGTTAAATTCACTGGTGACCTTATCACTGAGGTTCTTGAGGTCCttggtgaagttggtgaaatTAAAGGACATTCGTATCTGTGTTCGTCAGGAGGTTTTAAGAATTTAAAATGATCCGTCAGATTTTAGCGCGACATAGATTTGGATTAAACATATTAAAGGTACAGCCCACAAGAGATAATACACAAAAGGCCCTTAGAACTCCAATCCCTTGGCAAAAAAGTCgtcaacagcagcagcaaaTCGCTTCGCTCCCTCGATAACCTCGGCGTCGGTATTCAATGGCACAAATGTAAGTCTGTAGAAGTTCCCCCGCAGAGCACTGAACTCCTTGTCCACAGCCATGTTGAGTCCAGGTACCACAGACACCCCGTATGCGGAGAATTTCCAGTTAAGGAGAGTGATCTTCTCACTGACGTCGGTCCCTTCTGggaacttcaacaccactgAAACAAACATCCCTGCCTGAGGATCAATAACGTCGATCAAGCCCTTTTGATAGGCAGAAGCCTGAGTGAGCTCATGAAGTAATAAGTTTCTCCTGTGAATATAAGCCGATCTAAGCTTCAAGATCCACTGGAGCCAACCCTCAACTCCCCCGAACTTTTGGAACAAGACGTTTTGGAGCACTGTTTGAGCCACTCCCGAAGGAAACTTGGTGACAATGACCGAATAAGCAGCAATAACATCGATGAGTCTCTTGTGGCCCACAATAAACCCGACTCTCAACCCAGGAGCGAAAAGCTTGGAGAAGGTCTCGATTCTCAAGACTCTGGCAGAGGTATCAATTTCCAAGTAAGAAGGTGTCAAGTGGTCTTTGATATACTCATCCACCGTAAGAAACTCGTCCAAGCTCTGGGTACCTTCCGGCTGTTTAAAAGGAGGCAAGGTGAGGTATCCGTACggatcatcttcaatgatgataaagTCATATTTTTCAGCCAAAGCATAGATTTTCTTCCGGAACTCGAGAGACTGGGTTAACCCAGTGGGATTTTGCCCAGTGGGAATGGTGTACAATGCCTTGGGCTTTTTCAACCCAGGCTTTAAAGTCTCCCAGTTTTCCAACAAATCGGTCAAGTATTCAAGATCGATACCTTCACTGTCAGAAGataccttcaacttgatagGCACTCCAGTTGCACCTGTCTCGCGGATCATCATTAAGGACGGAGTGAAGGTGAACTcttccatcaacaccacatCATCTTTGTCCAAAACCAGGTCCATGCACTTTAAGATCCCATCACCGGCACCAGTGGTCAAGATGGTAGACCAGTCAGAATGAGCAGGAGGATGAGTTCTGGTGATGAaatctttggtgaactcTAGCAATTGTTCCATTCCATTCCAGTGGGAGTATTGGAGTCCTTGGCGAATatcaatcaagtttttgtcgGTACCAATTTTAGCGATCTCCACCTTTTTGGTAGACTCAGCTTGCACGTCtaactttttcaaatccttggATAAAGCTTCCAACGACCCATTGGAATGGGTCAATTCAAACTGTTTCTGGAATGGATAGTCAGCCACACCCACAGAGATGGAATCGACCGGAAAAAACCCGACATTGGGCATACCTCCACTCATGTAGAGTGGTTCCTTGTGAGGAATATAACCATGGGGGGCCCCTTCGGTTAGGGCAGTGGCAAAGTGGA encodes:
- the HOM3 gene encoding Aspartokinase (COG:E; EggNog:ENOG503NU38), with the protein product MGLSPKLSPSSYNSVLDLRSAGKAGWIIQKFGGTSVGKFPENIVDDIVKVTNTTNRVAVVCSARSSYTKSEGTTSRLLRAADLASDNGDFLEILQTIEDDHTANAELKISDKTLQAQLVQDTREEVKKAKQILTACQVIGEISNRTLDSIMSIGEKLSCRFIAALMQDRGINGVYIDLSEIIPLDYDFNNGFDDAFYRFLSDELGKKVLELPEDAIPVLTGYFGCVPGGLLNGVGRGYTDLCAALVAVGVRADELQVWKEVDGIFTADPRKVPNARLLDSITPEEAAELTYYGSEVIHPFTMEQVIKAKIPIRIKNVENPTGTGTIIFPDNIGRRGESTPPHPPVAYETLSSSYISSKRRSATAITAKQDIVVLNIHSNKKTLSHGFLAHIFTTLDKYKLVVDLISTSEVHVSMALLISSDQEKMLKRALVELRKMGSVDVTRNMTIISLVGKQMVNFIGIAGNMFKVLADEQINIEMISQGSNEINISAVINEADTIRALKSIHAKLLEDNHEYHSNESAVNLRLESLKLE
- the GVP36 gene encoding BAR domain-containing protein (EggNog:ENOG503NXGA; COG:S), translated to MSFNFTNFTKDLKNLSDKVTSEFNNEVVPFAQRTSRLVQERIGRVNVDEISQLPSEYTDLANKCNNVEKLYKNVLKITATYESESYDYPSNVQESFQEFSKNITTRVQNLSKATTPAEAQAALISDDRGEFKTPKTLYHALARATDASVLTSSDSQNDPLVKGLDLYSSNLAKIGNARLGQDQLIQAKFNNPLTTTLRSLISQSNSIQKKVEQKRLSYDLARISLTNCTNPSKEPQLRVVMENAEDDFANTVEDAISIMQNVLENARPLEEFLELIRAQLAYHKLATELLGGIVGDFESLIDDNSKASGSGSRESGDFDI
- the ARO9 gene encoding Aromatic amino acid aminotransferase II (COG:E; EggNog:ENOG503NZVQ); amino-acid sequence: MTVSSEYSLEHLISKRAAGRKKIHFATALTEGAPHGYIPHKEPLYMSGGMPNVGFFPVDSISVGVADYPFQKQFELTHSNGSLEALSKDLKKLDVQAESTKKVEIAKIGTDKNLIDIRQGLQYSHWNGMEQLLEFTKDFITRTHPPAHSDWSTILTTGAGDGILKCMDSVLDKDDVVLMEEFTFTPSLMMIRETGATGVPIKLKVSSDSEGIDLEYLTDLLENWETLKPGLKKPKALYTIPTGQNPTGLTQSLEFRKKIYALAEKYDFIIIEDDPYGYLTLPPFKQPEGTQSLDEFLTVDEYIKDHLTPSYLEIDTSARVLRIETFSKLFAPGLRVGFIVGHKRLIDVIAAYSVIVTKFPSGVAQTVLQNVLFQKFGGVEGWLQWILKLRSAYIHRRNLLLHELTQASAYQKGLIDVIDPQAGMFVSVVLKFPEGTDVSEKITLLNWKFSAYGVSVVPGLNMAVDKEFSASRGNFYRLTFVPLNTDAEVIEGAKRFAAAVDDFFAKGLEF